ACAAGAGTTATGTACTTCCTCTCTACATCTGGGTCCATGGTCATGGTCAGTATACTATCCACGGCTTGTACAAACATCCCTGTCTTCAGGTCACTATTCTGTATGTCCTCAACACTTTGACGGATGTCGGCCCACCTGGTCCTAAAGTCACTATTAGAAAGATATGCAATGTTGGCATGCACTATCTCATTTCTGTGTATCCGTAGACGATCAATGTTTGCTGACAGACAACGGTCTGCAACATCTGGAACATTACCCCAACCCTTTCCATGAGGAGTGATGTTCCCTAGACTTCTTAGAAGGATATAAAGTAAAGAAATATCCATATCCTTCTCAGAACCTTGGAACAGTCCACCCGAGGGGTAAAGCATTTTCTTCTGTTGTCTATTCAACTGGGAGATAATCTGACCCTTTTGACTGGAAAGTACATAAGGGAGTCCAGATGGCAGTCGAGTGACGAGTAACTCTCTGAAGACGTCAGGGAAGACATCAATGACCAGTCTACATATCCGGGCATAGTTAGTCGTTTCTTTGGTGGAAGTATACTTGGTAGACATCCTTATAGTTGGTTTCAGGACAGAAGATAATGTTGATACTGGAAAATAAGTAACAGGACTATTGAGCCTTTAACTGTCACCTGAAATCTGATGTAACAAGTGAAAGTACTGCATTTGTACAATCTTTATATTCTCTACTTTTATGACCTTTTGTATAGGTTATTGAATGTCTTTTTAAGTGATAAGAACCAGTACTTAAACATTTTTGGTATTTTATCCTGAAGCAGCCACCAATACGAGACAACATGCAGATTGATGCGCGTAGTTTCAACAAAAAGATTTAAAGGTCAAATTCAATATTCGAGTTCTATTAGATACTTGAATGATTCaatgactgttatatatatattttcatatcataAGGGAATAAAACTAGAGATGTTGTCCGGGCCAACTCATAACAACAATGGAAAGGTAAACTCTACCTCTTATACTACATCTACAACATCTACAATTCTGTTGAAATACAGGTGATTTAAAAGAATTCGACAATTTCCACTGATATAAAGAACacattctataaaaaaaactcagtcggaattgtaatttatcaaaatctaaaaattgataaatttgagatacggcccTTTACTTCTAAGTAGgccatgttggagatacgtccttgttcccCTAAACAAtcgatatatacaatata
The window above is part of the Pecten maximus unplaced genomic scaffold, xPecMax1.1, whole genome shotgun sequence genome. Proteins encoded here:
- the LOC117318910 gene encoding uncharacterized protein LOC117318910 — translated: MSTKYTSTKETTNYARICRLVIDVFPDVFRELLVTRLPSGLPYVLSSQKGQIISQLNRQQKKMLYPSGGLFQGSEKDMDISLLYILLRSLGNITPHGKGWGNVPDVADRCLSANIDRLRIHRNEIVHANIAYLSNSDFRTRWADIRQSVEDIQNSDLKTGMFVQAVDSILTMTMDPDVERKYITLVKKIEGEISDIKERQDEMATDLDDLKGTVDDVSHHVGAVSDEVGAVRKDVTAVSDDVGDVRKDVDAVKEDVSAMKQRSLTIGGMTENYVGVLVNIIWEELLKFFLSQRPLVFC